The following coding sequences are from one Paenibacillus sp. FSL R5-0912 window:
- a CDS encoding glycoside hydrolase family 43 protein, whose amino-acid sequence MTHLPKPNEALVTHIYTADPSAHVYEGKIYIYPSHDLDHDGPDNDNGDQYAMEDYHILSLDNFESPVVDHGQALHLDQIPWASKQLWAPDAAYKNNTYYLFFPARDHDGIFRLGVATSASPAGPFEPQPDYIAGSYSIDPAVLVDDDNRAYIYFGGLWGGQLEKWQTGTFVADAEGPALDAPAIGPRVALLSEDMLSFQEQPSEISIVDEEGNPILAGDEQRRYFEGPWVHKYNDYYYLSYSTGTQHTLVYAVSRNPQGPFTFKGEILSPVIGWTTHHSIVQFEDKWYLFYHDSSLSGGVNHKRSVKYTELKYNEDGTIQKIDPYPASTESAE is encoded by the coding sequence ATGACACATTTGCCGAAACCTAATGAAGCGCTCGTTACCCACATCTATACTGCGGACCCGTCCGCCCATGTCTATGAAGGAAAAATCTATATTTATCCTTCCCATGACCTGGATCACGATGGACCGGATAATGATAACGGGGACCAGTATGCGATGGAAGACTATCATATTCTGTCACTGGATAATTTTGAGTCACCGGTAGTGGATCACGGCCAGGCGCTCCATCTGGATCAGATCCCCTGGGCCTCGAAGCAGCTCTGGGCTCCGGACGCAGCCTATAAGAATAATACCTATTATCTGTTCTTCCCGGCTCGTGATCACGACGGAATATTCCGGTTGGGTGTGGCAACCTCTGCTTCACCGGCAGGCCCGTTTGAGCCGCAGCCCGATTACATCGCCGGCAGCTATAGTATTGATCCGGCTGTATTGGTGGATGACGATAACCGGGCTTATATCTATTTCGGCGGTCTTTGGGGAGGGCAGCTGGAGAAATGGCAGACAGGCACATTCGTGGCGGATGCGGAAGGGCCTGCGCTGGATGCGCCGGCGATTGGGCCGCGTGTGGCGCTGCTGAGTGAGGATATGCTGTCTTTTCAGGAGCAGCCTTCTGAGATCTCAATTGTAGATGAAGAGGGGAACCCGATTCTTGCCGGTGACGAGCAGCGGAGATATTTCGAAGGACCGTGGGTTCACAAATACAATGATTATTACTATCTCTCTTACTCGACTGGAACTCAGCACACGCTGGTATATGCCGTCAGCCGGAATCCACAGGGTCCATTTACCTTTAAGGGAGAAATTCTCTCCCCGGTCATTGGCTGGACCACTCATCACTCCATCGTTCAATTCGAGGACAAGTGGTATCTGTTCTATCACGACAGCTCGTTATCGGGCGGTGTGAACCATAAGCGCAGCGTGAAATATACCGAGCTTAAGTATAATGAAGACGGAACAATTCAGAAGATTGATCCATACCCGGCCTCTACTGAATCAGCGGAGTAA
- a CDS encoding glycoside hydrolase family 43 protein produces MYSTNVRNPVISGYYPDPSVVRVNDDFYLINSSFEYFPGVPIFHSKDLIHWTPIGHVLTRNSQVNLRTCRSSSGIYAATIRHHAGRYYMITTDVRGIGNFFVTADKPEGPWSEPVLLHYGGIDPSLFFDEDGRAYVTVQNGAGYESHIIQYEIHPESGEVLSEPVEIWRGDEGPWVEGPHLYKIKGVYYLMTASGGTARDHREIIARSSNPYGPFEDKPEPILTHRGLKEHPVQCLGHADLVEDTSGKWWAVFLGMRPVDGKYSPLGRETFLAPVTWTEEGWPVIDNNEGTVVSAENSSPDDIVQRLELSGSFGPEWAFLRSYEEERYSWTEHEGKLAILGNAYTLDDEAPAVLACIRQKHHRMEMGVSLEFDPAKDGEYAGLAARLNNRGYLFWGLSGRSGRRVMELTVKDGDQKQIYHYPVGSSGEIRLRLRSDGEVYTCSYSEDGLSWHDAEQKVHVSVLSPEVNGGFTGVCLGLHASGEGADAAAPGYFAEFYYTNTKGDVL; encoded by the coding sequence ATGTACTCAACAAATGTCAGGAACCCCGTGATCTCCGGCTACTATCCAGATCCGAGTGTAGTCCGTGTAAATGATGATTTCTATCTGATTAACAGCTCTTTTGAGTATTTTCCCGGCGTCCCTATCTTCCATAGCAAGGATCTGATCCACTGGACGCCCATAGGACATGTATTGACCCGGAATTCCCAGGTGAACCTGCGGACATGCCGTAGCTCTAGCGGTATATATGCCGCTACGATACGCCATCATGCGGGCCGTTATTATATGATTACTACGGATGTGAGGGGGATCGGTAATTTCTTCGTGACCGCGGACAAACCGGAAGGTCCCTGGTCGGAGCCGGTCCTGCTGCATTATGGGGGGATCGATCCGTCCCTGTTCTTCGATGAGGATGGGCGCGCTTACGTGACTGTGCAGAATGGAGCCGGCTATGAATCCCATATTATCCAGTACGAGATTCATCCGGAGTCCGGTGAAGTGCTGTCTGAGCCTGTGGAGATCTGGCGTGGGGATGAGGGTCCATGGGTAGAAGGGCCGCATCTGTATAAAATCAAGGGCGTCTACTACCTGATGACGGCATCGGGCGGCACCGCCCGGGATCACCGGGAGATCATTGCCCGCAGCAGCAACCCTTACGGGCCGTTTGAGGATAAGCCTGAACCTATACTGACCCACCGCGGGCTGAAGGAGCATCCGGTTCAATGCCTGGGCCATGCGGATCTGGTAGAGGATACGTCCGGGAAGTGGTGGGCCGTCTTTCTGGGCATGCGTCCGGTGGACGGCAAATACTCTCCGCTGGGCAGAGAGACCTTCCTGGCTCCGGTGACCTGGACCGAAGAAGGCTGGCCGGTGATTGACAACAATGAAGGAACCGTTGTCTCCGCTGAAAATTCCAGTCCGGATGACATTGTTCAGCGTTTGGAGCTGAGCGGCAGCTTCGGCCCGGAATGGGCTTTTCTGCGCAGCTATGAGGAGGAACGGTATTCCTGGACGGAGCATGAAGGTAAACTCGCTATCCTGGGGAATGCCTATACGCTGGATGACGAGGCGCCGGCAGTGTTGGCCTGTATCCGCCAGAAGCATCACCGGATGGAGATGGGCGTAAGTCTGGAATTTGATCCGGCGAAGGATGGGGAATATGCCGGACTGGCCGCCCGCCTGAACAACCGGGGCTATCTCTTCTGGGGACTCTCGGGCCGGAGTGGCAGACGGGTTATGGAGCTTACCGTCAAGGACGGGGATCAGAAGCAGATATATCATTACCCGGTTGGGAGCTCGGGAGAGATTCGGCTCCGCCTCCGTTCGGACGGTGAGGTCTATACCTGCTCGTATTCTGAGGATGGCCTCTCCTGGCATGACGCAGAGCAGAAGGTACATGTATCTGTCCTGTCACCTGAGGTGAACGGCGGATTCACCGGTGTCTGCCTGGGACTTCACGCCTCGGGAGAGGGTGCGGATGCTGCGGCTCCAGGTTATTTTGCCGAATTCTATTACACAAATACAAAAGGAGATGTCTTATGA
- a CDS encoding ATP-binding cassette domain-containing protein codes for MSEYVLQARQLSKHYKHHPALDRVDLSIRRGSIYGFIGQNGAGKSTLMRIAAGLSRPTSGQIELFGYKEGAQLVQARKRMGTTIETPALFPHLSAAENLEVFRLQKGIRDKAQIRQTLSLVGLEQAGSKIAANFSLGMKQRLGLAVSLLGHPELLILDEPTNGLDPVGVVELRELLLHLNRDKGISILISSHILSELHLLATDYGIIHNGRMLEQLSVSELQAKCRQYLHIKVDSPEKAIGIIQEEWQTTEYEVDADGIIRLYEPFGPPGALSAKLFAAGLEVQQLMPKGEMLERYYTKLIGGAANGKSVTV; via the coding sequence ATGAGCGAATATGTGCTTCAGGCACGCCAATTATCCAAGCATTACAAGCATCACCCTGCACTGGACCGTGTCGACCTGTCGATACGCCGGGGCAGCATCTATGGATTCATAGGCCAGAACGGTGCCGGGAAATCAACCCTTATGCGGATAGCGGCGGGACTTTCCAGGCCAACCTCAGGTCAAATCGAATTATTCGGATATAAGGAAGGCGCACAGCTTGTACAGGCGAGAAAAAGGATGGGCACGACTATTGAGACACCCGCCCTTTTCCCTCATCTATCAGCCGCAGAGAACCTGGAGGTATTCCGGCTGCAAAAGGGAATCCGCGACAAGGCGCAGATCCGCCAAACCTTATCACTGGTAGGACTGGAGCAGGCCGGCAGCAAAATCGCTGCCAACTTCTCCTTGGGTATGAAGCAGCGGCTGGGACTAGCGGTTTCACTGCTCGGCCACCCTGAGCTGCTTATTCTTGACGAGCCTACCAATGGACTCGATCCTGTGGGAGTTGTTGAATTAAGGGAACTATTGCTTCATTTAAACAGGGACAAGGGCATTAGTATTCTGATATCCAGCCATATTCTGAGCGAGCTTCATTTGCTGGCAACGGATTACGGGATTATTCATAACGGGCGAATGCTGGAGCAGTTGTCTGTAAGCGAGCTTCAGGCCAAGTGCAGGCAATACCTGCACATTAAGGTAGACTCACCAGAGAAGGCCATAGGAATTATACAAGAAGAATGGCAGACAACGGAATATGAAGTAGATGCTGACGGTATCATCCGCTTGTATGAACCGTTCGGCCCTCCCGGCGCACTCTCGGCTAAGCTGTTTGCAGCAGGTCTGGAAGTCCAGCAGCTCATGCCGAAGGGCGAAATGCTGGAACGGTATTATACCAAGCTGATTGGAGGGGCGGCAAATGGCAAATCTGTTACGGTCTGA
- a CDS encoding ABC transporter permease: MANLLRSELYKLYKEPSFRILCFTFIFVAVILSGVIHYMGSDQKVFSGISGLGQGVQVNVIVLKISLAVVGGFFLSGEHGLGIMKISVASGYSRRQIYTAKLTAYSIGIIILSLIVPVICVIAGSLLNGFGSLPEIPAALYLFRTLAFTILYAAAFASMVAVFAVTTTISGITIGAVLLVMLFFDTLSEWLSGKWAVYREFYEHSVFKLSMDIATPTPTTYELTLLILIPVATILVFAWLGIMSFRNMEIK; this comes from the coding sequence ATGGCAAATCTGTTACGGTCTGAGCTGTACAAATTATACAAAGAGCCCTCGTTCCGGATTCTCTGTTTCACTTTTATCTTCGTGGCGGTCATCTTATCCGGAGTTATCCATTATATGGGCTCAGATCAGAAGGTTTTCAGCGGGATATCCGGGCTAGGCCAAGGTGTACAAGTGAATGTGATTGTGCTTAAAATCTCATTAGCCGTAGTAGGAGGCTTCTTTCTCTCAGGTGAGCATGGCCTTGGGATTATGAAAATCTCGGTTGCTTCAGGGTACAGCCGCAGACAGATTTATACTGCCAAGCTGACGGCCTACTCTATCGGAATCATCATTTTATCTTTAATCGTCCCTGTCATATGTGTGATAGCCGGCAGTTTGCTGAATGGCTTCGGCAGCCTCCCGGAAATTCCTGCCGCCCTATATTTATTTCGTACACTTGCCTTCACGATACTGTATGCAGCTGCCTTTGCCTCCATGGTTGCCGTGTTCGCTGTCACAACAACAATAAGCGGCATAACGATTGGCGCGGTGCTGCTGGTAATGCTTTTCTTCGACACCCTCTCAGAGTGGCTGAGCGGCAAATGGGCTGTGTACAGAGAATTTTATGAGCATTCCGTATTTAAGCTTAGTATGGATATCGCCACCCCAACGCCGACAACGTATGAGCTTACTCTCTTAATCCTGATTCCCGTTGCGACTATTCTCGTATTTGCCTGGCTTGGGATCATGAGCTTCCGGAACATGGAAATCAAATAA
- a CDS encoding response regulator transcription factor, with protein sequence MASERIMIVEDELEIAELIKDYLEIERYEVIICPDGEEALRAFGQFHPQLVVLDIMLPLLDGMEVCRRIRTESDVPIIMLSAKKRDSDKILGLGLGADDYVVKPFSPGEIVARVKAQLRRFNGLTLPSKQQSTVVYPGLELDLKAYEVRVRKETVHFSAREFEVLRFLAIHPNQVFTREQIFGSAWGIHEYGDLNTVTVHVKKIREKIEIDPANPRYILTVRGIGYKFYGGT encoded by the coding sequence ATGGCAAGTGAACGGATTATGATTGTCGAAGATGAGCTGGAGATCGCCGAGCTGATCAAGGATTATTTGGAGATCGAGCGGTATGAGGTGATCATCTGTCCTGACGGTGAAGAAGCGCTCCGGGCTTTCGGACAGTTTCATCCGCAGCTGGTAGTCCTTGATATTATGCTGCCGCTGCTTGATGGAATGGAGGTATGCCGCAGAATACGTACGGAGTCCGATGTTCCCATCATTATGCTCAGCGCAAAAAAACGGGATTCCGATAAAATTCTGGGCCTAGGTCTGGGAGCGGATGATTATGTGGTGAAGCCTTTCAGTCCAGGTGAGATTGTAGCCAGAGTTAAAGCTCAGCTGAGGCGTTTCAACGGGTTAACCCTACCTTCAAAGCAACAAAGCACAGTCGTATATCCCGGCCTGGAGCTTGATCTCAAAGCCTATGAGGTCCGGGTACGCAAGGAGACCGTTCATTTCTCAGCGCGGGAATTCGAGGTGCTCCGCTTTCTTGCGATCCATCCCAATCAGGTGTTTACCCGTGAACAGATCTTCGGAAGTGCCTGGGGAATACACGAATACGGAGATCTGAATACGGTAACAGTGCATGTCAAAAAGATACGGGAAAAAATCGAAATAGATCCGGCCAATCCCCGGTACATTCTTACTGTTCGAGGTATAGGCTATAAATTTTACGGGGGGACATAA
- a CDS encoding sensor histidine kinase: MKKPGLRFQMVTSMFIIILLPLLLFSIFIGTSYSNNAPADKAYTGMIPVVILVSLPLICCTIWMTRTITRKILLPLRELTLAAEQIVQGNMDCPITYRANDEMGQFSTVFELMRTRLLESKVNQDAYEQARNELIASISHDLRTPLSSIRGYVEGLQDGVAQDRVKFERYLSIIRDKTDKLNDLIEDLFRFSELESGQLQMNYEEIECDLLLESIVRPLEYEFAEGRARLSVVRPFPSGRVRADAVRLTQVFNNLVGNATKYAGEEAHITIAASRTGKRLNVSVSDNGTEIAPEHLPHLFERFYRGDKSRSSQWGGAGLGLAICKYIIEAHGGDIGVHTLPGAGNVFFFSLPLTS, from the coding sequence ATGAAGAAACCGGGCCTCCGCTTTCAAATGGTTACTTCGATGTTTATCATTATCCTGCTTCCGCTGCTTCTCTTTTCTATATTTATCGGTACCAGTTACAGTAATAACGCACCTGCAGATAAAGCTTACACTGGAATGATCCCTGTGGTCATCCTGGTGTCTCTCCCGCTGATCTGCTGTACAATTTGGATGACCCGAACGATAACCCGCAAAATTCTACTGCCTCTCCGGGAGCTTACGCTCGCGGCTGAACAGATTGTGCAGGGCAACATGGATTGCCCGATCACTTACCGGGCCAACGACGAAATGGGCCAGTTCAGCACTGTGTTCGAGCTAATGAGAACCCGTCTGCTGGAATCCAAGGTGAACCAGGACGCTTATGAACAAGCACGCAATGAACTCATAGCGAGCATCTCCCATGATCTCCGAACCCCTCTTTCCTCCATCAGGGGATATGTGGAAGGTCTGCAGGATGGCGTCGCACAGGATAGAGTCAAATTCGAGCGTTATTTATCGATCATCCGGGACAAGACAGACAAGCTAAACGATCTGATTGAGGATTTGTTCCGCTTCTCGGAGCTGGAGTCGGGGCAGCTGCAAATGAACTACGAAGAGATCGAATGCGATCTTCTGCTGGAGTCCATCGTGCGGCCGCTGGAATATGAATTTGCTGAGGGCAGGGCCAGATTAAGTGTGGTCCGTCCCTTTCCGTCTGGAAGGGTGCGGGCAGACGCGGTCCGCCTCACACAGGTATTTAACAACTTAGTCGGCAATGCCACCAAATATGCAGGTGAAGAGGCACATATAACCATAGCCGCTTCCCGTACCGGGAAGCGGCTGAATGTGAGTGTGAGTGATAACGGTACAGAAATCGCACCCGAGCACTTGCCCCATCTCTTTGAGCGGTTCTACCGCGGGGATAAATCACGCTCCAGCCAATGGGGGGGAGCCGGCCTGGGGCTTGCCATCTGCAAATACATTATTGAAGCACATGGCGGGGACATCGGAGTTCACACCCTGCCGGGTGCCGGCAATGTTTTTTTCTTTTCGTTGCCGCTTACCTCATAG
- the treR gene encoding trehalose operon repressor produces the protein MRENIYLQIYNEYSNQIHSGQLLPGTKLPSESELAEAYCTSRETVRKALNLLFREGYIHKIKGRGSFVLDMTRMDFPVTGLISFKEMAGTLGAPSRTLVEETVMEQAGSALARQLQVPEDTPVWKVIRAREIEEERIILDKDYFRADIVPFLSAEIAAGSIYEYLEVELGLKISYAKKLISVEPATEEDHRLLDLKKYTHIVVVRNYVYLENTVLFQYTESRHRLDKFQFVDFARRVRR, from the coding sequence ATGAGAGAAAATATATATTTGCAAATCTACAATGAATACAGTAACCAGATCCATTCCGGCCAGCTGCTGCCGGGGACCAAGCTGCCTTCTGAAAGTGAGCTGGCCGAGGCGTACTGCACTTCGCGGGAAACGGTGCGCAAAGCGCTGAATCTGCTGTTCCGTGAGGGCTATATTCACAAAATCAAGGGCAGGGGCTCGTTTGTGCTGGATATGACCCGGATGGATTTTCCCGTTACCGGTCTGATCTCGTTCAAGGAAATGGCAGGTACACTCGGTGCTCCCTCACGGACACTGGTAGAGGAAACGGTGATGGAGCAGGCCGGCTCTGCGCTTGCCAGACAGCTGCAGGTTCCGGAGGATACTCCGGTATGGAAGGTGATCCGCGCCAGAGAGATAGAAGAAGAACGGATCATTCTGGACAAGGATTATTTCCGGGCAGATATTGTGCCGTTCTTAAGCGCAGAGATCGCGGCAGGCTCGATCTATGAATATCTGGAAGTGGAGCTGGGGCTGAAAATCAGTTATGCGAAGAAGCTGATATCCGTTGAGCCTGCGACGGAGGAGGATCACCGCCTGCTTGATCTGAAGAAATATACGCATATTGTCGTAGTGCGGAACTATGTGTATCTGGAGAATACGGTGCTGTTCCAATATACCGAATCCAGACACCGGCTGGATAAGTTTCAGTTCGTGGATTTTGCCAGACGGGTGCGGCGGTAA
- the treP gene encoding PTS system trehalose-specific EIIBC component, producing the protein MAIDRKNVEDIVRAVGGKENIEVATHCVTRLRFSLYDESKVDSAALDANDLVKGQFSSQGQFQIVIGPGTVDKVYDEMIQLTGGARSSKDEVKSAAARKQNPLQRAIKTLADIFIPILPAIVTAGLLLGINNILTGPGIFFSQSLVDVYPQWKDIAAIINTIASTAFTFLPALIGWAAVTRFGGSPLLGIVLGLILVHPDLLSAYGYASASTEGTVPTWNLFGWHLEKIGYQGQVLPVLVSAYILAGIEKFLNKRVHDSMKLLVVAPVTLLITGFLAFTIIGPVTFGIANAITSGLVYVFDHFAILGGLIYGGFYALLVITGMHHTFLAVDVQLIGSEGGTFLWPMLALSNIAQGAAALAMMFVIKEQKTKGLAVTSSISAFLGVTEPAIFGVNIRYRYPFIFGMIGSALGGVLLTINQVRASSIGVGGVPGFLSIFPNQWGVFFVGMAIVLIVPFVATVLYGRSVVGRAEKSSGAAAAATAPTTLSPPAGKDELSRRRSVQGSQEPVNILELAAPLNGTAVPLAQVPDPAFAEGQMGQGVAIEPSEGKVYAPFDATVAHVIKSKHALILEHASGVQVLIHVGINTVSLKGSGFTQLKNIGDKVKAGELLLEFDMDAIRAAGYPVITPIIIPAGQEMVEKIEEKIGPAAAKQTSILTIHLKG; encoded by the coding sequence ATGGCTATTGACCGCAAGAATGTAGAGGATATTGTACGGGCGGTTGGGGGCAAGGAGAATATTGAGGTCGCGACGCATTGCGTAACCAGGCTAAGATTCTCGCTCTATGACGAGAGCAAGGTCGATTCAGCAGCACTGGACGCCAATGACCTTGTCAAAGGACAATTTTCCAGCCAAGGCCAGTTCCAGATCGTCATCGGTCCGGGAACCGTTGATAAAGTGTATGACGAAATGATTCAGCTGACCGGCGGTGCCCGTTCTTCTAAGGATGAGGTGAAATCGGCAGCGGCCCGTAAGCAGAATCCTCTGCAGCGGGCGATCAAGACGCTCGCCGATATTTTTATTCCGATCCTTCCGGCCATCGTGACCGCAGGTTTGCTGCTCGGGATCAATAATATACTGACCGGCCCGGGTATCTTCTTCAGCCAGTCGCTGGTAGATGTCTATCCGCAGTGGAAAGATATTGCGGCGATAATCAATACGATTGCCAGTACGGCCTTCACGTTCTTGCCGGCCCTGATCGGCTGGGCGGCAGTGACCCGGTTCGGCGGCAGTCCGCTGCTCGGGATTGTGCTCGGACTCATTCTCGTTCATCCGGATTTATTAAGTGCCTACGGTTATGCCAGTGCTTCCACGGAAGGAACAGTTCCGACCTGGAATTTGTTCGGCTGGCATCTGGAGAAAATCGGTTATCAGGGTCAGGTATTGCCGGTGCTGGTCTCGGCCTATATTCTGGCCGGCATTGAGAAGTTCCTGAACAAGAGGGTACATGACTCGATGAAGCTGCTGGTTGTTGCGCCAGTGACTCTGCTGATTACAGGTTTTCTGGCGTTCACAATCATTGGACCGGTTACCTTCGGCATAGCCAATGCGATCACTTCCGGACTGGTCTACGTGTTCGATCATTTCGCGATTCTAGGCGGCTTAATCTATGGCGGATTCTATGCGCTGCTGGTCATCACGGGGATGCATCATACCTTCCTGGCCGTTGACGTTCAGCTTATCGGCAGTGAAGGCGGCACATTCCTCTGGCCGATGCTCGCTCTCTCCAACATTGCACAGGGGGCTGCGGCACTGGCGATGATGTTCGTCATCAAAGAACAGAAGACCAAGGGACTTGCGGTGACGTCATCGATCTCTGCCTTCCTCGGAGTTACGGAACCTGCGATCTTCGGGGTCAATATCCGCTACCGCTATCCGTTCATCTTCGGGATGATCGGCTCTGCACTGGGTGGGGTTCTGCTCACGATTAACCAGGTCCGCGCCTCTTCCATTGGCGTTGGCGGGGTTCCCGGCTTCCTGTCCATCTTCCCGAACCAGTGGGGTGTATTCTTCGTGGGTATGGCGATTGTGCTGATCGTACCGTTTGTGGCTACTGTGCTATATGGCCGTTCCGTCGTCGGCCGTGCCGAGAAGAGTTCAGGGGCAGCAGCAGCTGCAACCGCACCAACAACGCTCAGCCCCCCGGCTGGAAAAGATGAACTCAGCCGCCGCCGGTCCGTTCAAGGCTCACAGGAGCCGGTGAACATATTAGAGCTGGCTGCACCGCTCAACGGGACGGCAGTACCGCTTGCGCAGGTACCCGATCCTGCTTTTGCCGAGGGGCAGATGGGTCAGGGGGTTGCGATTGAACCCTCCGAAGGGAAAGTATATGCACCGTTTGATGCGACAGTCGCCCATGTAATCAAGAGCAAACATGCGCTTATACTGGAGCATGCCAGCGGCGTGCAGGTACTTATCCACGTAGGGATTAATACGGTGTCGCTCAAGGGCAGCGGGTTCACCCAGCTTAAGAATATTGGCGATAAGGTGAAGGCCGGCGAGCTTCTGCTGGAATTCGATATGGATGCTATCCGTGCAGCCGGTTACCCGGTGATTACCCCTATCATCATTCCTGCGGGGCAGGAGATGGTGGAGAAGATTGAGGAGAAGATAGGACCAGCGGCGGCGAAGCAGACCAGTATTCTGACTATTCATCTTAAGGGTTGA
- the treC gene encoding alpha,alpha-phosphotrehalase gives MTQSRYSEWWRRSTVYQVYPKSFKDTTGNGTGDIRGLTEKLDYLQELGIDIVWLQPVYVSPQYDNGYDVADYENINPDYGTMEDFDELIEELHRRGMKLMTDIVVNHTSTEHEWFKHSISGKDNPYRNYYIWKDPAPGGGLPNNWQSKFGGPAWQFDEASGQYYLTLFDKTQADLNWENAEVRRAVNDMLLFWARKGVDGFRMDVINLISKDQQFPNDDGSVPPGDGRKFYTDGPRVHEYIKDMYDEVFGPFELVTVGEMSSTTLAHCIRYSNPAEREFSMTFNFHHLKVDYPDGRKWELMPYDFEALKRLFSEWQTGMQQGGGWNALFFNNHDQPRALSRFTDDDVYREASAKLLATTLHGLQGTPYVYQGEEIGMPNPKWKGIEEFRDIESLNMYRILQEQGKSPEVALSILQERSRDNSRTPMQWDDSPNAGFTSGTPWLKVDERYRDINVQKELERPDSILHHYRKLIALRKEHAVFTRGVFRRLDEGHPEVFAYARTGTGETLVVVSNFSSKEISFRFEDKYWADLSQAGTDKPLIGNTADAPALTQELQLSPYASYMWLTTSNT, from the coding sequence TTGACCCAGTCCCGGTATTCAGAATGGTGGCGCCGGTCCACAGTGTATCAGGTGTATCCGAAGAGCTTCAAGGACACGACAGGCAATGGAACAGGCGATATAAGAGGCCTTACTGAGAAATTGGATTATTTGCAGGAGCTTGGGATTGATATCGTCTGGCTGCAGCCGGTCTATGTCTCGCCCCAATATGATAACGGTTACGATGTTGCGGATTATGAGAATATTAACCCTGATTATGGCACGATGGAGGATTTCGATGAGCTGATAGAGGAGCTGCACCGGCGCGGCATGAAGCTGATGACCGATATCGTGGTCAATCATACCTCGACGGAGCATGAATGGTTCAAACATTCGATTTCAGGCAAGGACAACCCGTATCGTAATTATTATATCTGGAAAGACCCGGCACCAGGCGGCGGCCTGCCGAATAACTGGCAATCGAAGTTCGGGGGGCCTGCCTGGCAGTTCGATGAAGCTTCAGGACAATATTATCTTACCTTGTTCGACAAGACTCAGGCCGATCTGAATTGGGAGAATGCAGAGGTCCGCAGAGCGGTTAACGATATGCTGCTGTTCTGGGCACGCAAGGGTGTGGACGGCTTCCGGATGGACGTTATTAATCTAATCTCCAAGGACCAGCAGTTCCCTAATGATGACGGAAGTGTGCCGCCGGGGGATGGACGGAAGTTCTATACAGACGGACCGCGCGTTCATGAATATATCAAAGACATGTATGATGAGGTGTTCGGCCCGTTTGAGCTGGTGACGGTCGGGGAGATGTCCTCCACTACCCTTGCGCATTGTATACGCTACTCGAACCCTGCAGAGCGGGAGTTCTCCATGACCTTCAATTTCCACCATCTGAAGGTGGATTATCCGGACGGCCGGAAGTGGGAGCTGATGCCCTATGATTTCGAGGCATTGAAACGACTGTTCAGTGAGTGGCAGACCGGGATGCAGCAGGGCGGTGGCTGGAATGCTCTATTCTTCAACAATCATGATCAGCCGCGGGCTCTCTCCAGATTCACAGATGATGATGTTTACCGTGAAGCTAGCGCGAAACTCCTGGCTACAACGCTGCATGGTCTTCAAGGAACGCCTTATGTCTATCAGGGCGAGGAGATCGGCATGCCGAATCCGAAGTGGAAGGGCATCGAAGAATTCCGCGATATTGAGTCCCTGAACATGTACCGCATTCTGCAGGAACAGGGCAAGAGCCCGGAAGTGGCCCTCAGCATCCTGCAGGAACGTTCGCGCGACAATTCACGTACGCCGATGCAGTGGGATGACAGCCCAAATGCCGGATTCACCAGCGGTACACCATGGCTGAAGGTCGACGAGCGGTACCGGGACATTAATGTACAGAAGGAGCTGGAGCGGCCGGATTCGATCCTCCATCATTACCGCAAGCTGATTGCGCTGCGCAAAGAGCATGCTGTATTCACCCGAGGCGTATTCCGCAGATTGGATGAAGGTCATCCCGAGGTGTTCGCTTATGCCCGGACAGGGACCGGGGAGACACTTGTGGTGGTCTCGAACTTCAGCAGTAAGGAAATTAGCTTCCGGTTCGAGGACAAGTATTGGGCAGACTTAAGCCAAGCTGGCACGGACAAGCCTCTAATCGGTAATACAGCCGATGCCCCTGCATTAACACAAGAGCTTCAGCTCAGTCCATATGCTTCCTATATGTGGTTAACAACATCTAATACTTAA